In Desulfofustis limnaeus, the genomic stretch ATGAATTTTCTGGAACAGACCTGCCAAAAGATTTTTCCCCAGGACAGCGAGTTTCGCGATAAAGCCAAGGCCCGGTTGGAACAGCTGGCTCTGCCCCACTGGGCGCTTGGCGACCTGATGGATCTGGCGATTGATCTAGCCGGGATCACCCGGTCGATGCAGCCCCCCTGCCAGCGTAAGGCAGTCGTCACCATGGCCGCCGATCATGGCGTGGTGGTGGAAGGCGTCAGCAGGTTTCCGCAGGAAGTGACGGTGCAGATGGTCCATAATTTCGTTGCCGGAGGCGCCGGTATCAACGCTTTGGCGCGCCAGGCCGGGGCCGATGTCTACGTGGTCGATATGGGCGTCAATGGTGATCTGCAGGAGTTATATCGTTCCGGTCGGGTCATCAACAAGAAGGTCGGTCCCGGCACCGGCAACATCGCCCGGGGGCCGGCCATGAGCATTGCCAATGCCCGGCGGGCAGTGGAGGCCGGCATCGAGGTTGCCTACGACCTGCACGATTATGATGTGCTGGCCACCGGGGACATGGGCATCGGCAACACTACCCCCAGCTCCGCCATCGCGGCGGTGATAACCGGGCGTTCCCTGGAGGAGGTGACCGGCCGCGGGACCGGCTTGGACGACGAGCAACTGCAACGCAAGCTGGCGGTGCTGCGCTCGATTCTTGCGATCAACCGGCCCGATCCCCACAACGGTCTCGAGGTCCTGGCTGGTGTTGGTGGGTTCGAGATCGGCGGGATAGCAGGGCTGATCATCGGAGCGGCGGCCCAGCGAAAACCGGTGCTGGTCGATGGTCTGATTTCAACCGCCGGCGCTCTGATCGCCTATCGGATCGAACCGTTTGTCCGGGATTATATCATCTGTTCCCATCGATCGATGGAGCCCGGTCACAAATATATGCAGGAAACGCTTGGCTGCGCCCGGCCCTTGCTGGATCTCAACCTGCGGCTGGGTGAGGGGACCGGTGCGGCCCTGGCCATGAATATCGTCGCCGCGGCGCGGGCCGTGCTGGTCGAGGTGTCCACCTTTGCCGAAGCGGCGGTCGCTCAGGCGGACAAGTGAGCATGGCGGCACCACAGAAGCAGCTCGGAGGCCCGGCCGAAACCGCGCTGCGCCATCCGCTGCGTTCCTTTCGGACCGCTGTCGGCTTCCTCACCATCCTGCCGGTCGGTTCACCTGGGCGCGACGACGGGCCGTATTTCAGTGCGGCGCTCTTTTATTTCCCACTGGTCGGGCTGTTGCTCGGCTCCTTGTCCGCCTTCGTCTTCCTGGGGTTGCAGGCAGTGTTTCCGATGCTGCTCAACGGGGTGTTGCTGGCGGTGTTGCTGAGCCTGTGGTCCGGATTCATTCACGTGGACGGCCTGGCCGACAGCGCCGACGGTTTTCTCAGTGGTCGACCGCGCGAGGCGTGTCTCGACATCATGCGAGACAGCCGGGTCGGGGTCATGGGCAGTGTTGCCATCGGGGCACTGCTGCTGATCAAGGCGGCGACACTGGCCACCATCGATCCGGCGACGATAGGCGCATCGCTGGTCATTGCCGCCGTTGCCGGGCGGTGCAGCATCGTCTGGATGATGGCCCTGTTACCGTACGCCCGCAGCGGTT encodes the following:
- the cobS gene encoding adenosylcobinamide-GDP ribazoletransferase; translated protein: MAAPQKQLGGPAETALRHPLRSFRTAVGFLTILPVGSPGRDDGPYFSAALFYFPLVGLLLGSLSAFVFLGLQAVFPMLLNGVLLAVLLSLWSGFIHVDGLADSADGFLSGRPREACLDIMRDSRVGVMGSVAIGALLLIKAATLATIDPATIGASLVIAAVAGRCSIVWMMALLPYARSGSGLGRLFYSDATRLAAVWAGLVLCGVAFVLQSGRGFVLLGCCLLTALLLAGICRRKIGGATGDTLGAACEVMETVVLLVCVAGF
- the cobT gene encoding nicotinate-nucleotide--dimethylbenzimidazole phosphoribosyltransferase, which encodes MNFLEQTCQKIFPQDSEFRDKAKARLEQLALPHWALGDLMDLAIDLAGITRSMQPPCQRKAVVTMAADHGVVVEGVSRFPQEVTVQMVHNFVAGGAGINALARQAGADVYVVDMGVNGDLQELYRSGRVINKKVGPGTGNIARGPAMSIANARRAVEAGIEVAYDLHDYDVLATGDMGIGNTTPSSAIAAVITGRSLEEVTGRGTGLDDEQLQRKLAVLRSILAINRPDPHNGLEVLAGVGGFEIGGIAGLIIGAAAQRKPVLVDGLISTAGALIAYRIEPFVRDYIICSHRSMEPGHKYMQETLGCARPLLDLNLRLGEGTGAALAMNIVAAARAVLVEVSTFAEAAVAQADK